One Microcoleus sp. AS-A8 DNA window includes the following coding sequences:
- a CDS encoding 1-acyl-sn-glycerol-3-phosphate acyltransferase → MSTQLHNAQREQNLLPAVTPATIQRVREGVAASRNRTVRQCIQNAFGNIETIAHGGCERRASGWLRRWVLRSLLHTFFRVKVEHPERMPKQPAILAANHLSHIDPFLILSEVPAHPYYYIPGDARTLYNRWWKRQVLGWAGGVIPLERRWKEEIAVIEAAKAGCKELADLAAAIEQDVPTGADLHTLRWIDRAVQAIFARGDGMMIFPEGKLGSVEGELQLPLARGVGIYALRAGVPIVPVVLIGTQDLYFRKELTIRFGEPLRFPQCDRPKPQQVKIALEALQDALMALLPKDYQEPNGLKLLRYFFNHFFW, encoded by the coding sequence ATGAGTACCCAGTTACACAACGCGCAGAGGGAGCAGAACCTCCTACCAGCTGTCACACCCGCAACCATCCAAAGGGTGAGGGAAGGGGTGGCAGCATCACGCAATCGCACGGTTCGCCAGTGTATCCAGAACGCCTTTGGCAATATCGAAACTATTGCACACGGAGGTTGCGAGCGCCGCGCTAGTGGGTGGCTGCGTCGTTGGGTACTGCGATCGCTCCTTCACACTTTTTTCCGGGTGAAAGTCGAACACCCAGAACGGATGCCCAAACAACCCGCCATCCTCGCCGCTAACCATCTCAGCCATATTGACCCTTTCCTCATCCTGTCTGAAGTCCCCGCGCATCCTTACTATTACATCCCAGGCGATGCTCGCACTCTGTATAACCGATGGTGGAAGCGCCAAGTCTTAGGGTGGGCTGGAGGTGTCATTCCCTTGGAACGCCGATGGAAAGAAGAGATTGCTGTGATTGAAGCGGCTAAGGCAGGATGCAAGGAACTCGCTGACTTGGCGGCAGCCATTGAACAGGATGTGCCAACGGGTGCCGATTTACATACTCTACGCTGGATAGACCGTGCGGTTCAGGCTATTTTTGCCCGTGGGGATGGGATGATGATTTTTCCAGAAGGAAAATTGGGAAGTGTTGAGGGGGAGTTGCAACTGCCGTTGGCTCGTGGAGTTGGCATCTATGCCCTACGTGCCGGTGTGCCAATTGTGCCAGTAGTGCTGATTGGAACACAAGACCTCTATTTCCGTAAAGAATTAACCATTCGGTTTGGTGAACCGTTACGCTTTCCTCAATGCGATCGACCTAAGCCGCAGCAAGTAAAAATAGCGTTGGAAGCTTTGCAAGATGCGCTGATGGCGCTTTTGCCTAAAGATTATCAGGAACCGAACGGGCTAAAGTTGTTGCGTTATTTCTTCAATCACTTCTTTTGGTAA
- a CDS encoding amidase gives MNKVDLAFTPALEQAQLIRQREVSPLELVEVYLERIQRLDSQLGSYFTVVAEMALAEAKAKTEQLAQTKDILELAPFFGVPIAIKDLNPVEGIRCTYGTPLLMEKIAAYSDAVVTRIKHAGFTILGKTATSELGSLPYIEQPGFPPSRNPWNLDYTAGGSSGGAAAAVAAGLTPIAQGSDAGGSIRGPAFCCGLVGIKPARGRVSYAPLGDHLSGIATNGPIARTVADAAALLDVMSGYVTGDPYWLPNPGTSFLEATRQAPAPLRIAYSPSVQPIGEAAEICQQSVQQTVQLLQGMGHSVEQSCPDFTGLIEPFKKVWSASVTVAGIPKEVLSPMNRWIAEQSGSAGEYLQAVHQMQIVARQIVAFFEVFDVLVLPTYLHPQIRVGEWANLSPAETLEKIIAWIAPCPPFNASGLPAIALPTGFDNSTGLPIGVQLVGRPAAEATLISLAAQIEAAQPWIGHRPGLFSAE, from the coding sequence ATGAATAAAGTTGATTTAGCTTTTACACCAGCTCTCGAACAAGCCCAGCTGATCCGCCAACGTGAAGTATCCCCGTTGGAGTTAGTTGAAGTTTACTTGGAACGCATTCAGCGGTTAGATTCCCAGTTAGGTAGTTACTTCACGGTGGTAGCAGAGATGGCTCTGGCAGAGGCGAAAGCTAAGACGGAGCAGTTGGCACAAACCAAGGATATTTTAGAACTAGCGCCATTTTTTGGTGTACCCATTGCTATCAAAGACCTCAATCCTGTTGAAGGGATTCGCTGCACCTACGGGACACCCCTACTAATGGAGAAAATTGCCGCCTACAGTGATGCTGTGGTCACACGAATTAAGCACGCTGGCTTTACGATTCTCGGCAAAACGGCAACTTCGGAACTGGGTTCTTTGCCGTATATTGAGCAACCTGGATTTCCACCCAGTCGCAATCCCTGGAATCTGGACTACACCGCCGGGGGGTCGAGTGGGGGTGCCGCCGCAGCGGTAGCCGCAGGCTTAACTCCTATTGCCCAAGGTTCTGATGCTGGAGGTTCGATTCGGGGGCCGGCATTCTGTTGTGGATTAGTGGGGATTAAACCCGCACGGGGTCGAGTGTCCTATGCACCACTAGGCGATCATCTCAGTGGCATTGCCACGAATGGCCCGATCGCGCGGACGGTTGCAGATGCGGCGGCGTTATTGGATGTGATGTCAGGTTATGTCACGGGCGATCCCTACTGGTTACCGAATCCAGGAACTTCGTTTTTAGAGGCTACTCGTCAAGCCCCTGCTCCGTTGCGAATTGCTTACTCTCCTTCTGTCCAGCCGATCGGTGAAGCGGCAGAAATTTGTCAACAAAGCGTTCAACAAACGGTGCAATTACTGCAAGGAATGGGACATAGTGTTGAACAAAGCTGTCCTGATTTCACAGGTTTGATTGAACCGTTTAAGAAAGTTTGGTCGGCAAGCGTGACGGTAGCGGGGATTCCCAAAGAGGTACTCAGCCCCATGAATCGCTGGATTGCTGAGCAGTCGGGTTCTGCTGGGGAGTATTTGCAAGCAGTTCACCAGATGCAAATTGTGGCGCGGCAGATTGTGGCGTTCTTTGAGGTTTTTGATGTCTTGGTGCTACCAACCTATTTACACCCACAAATTCGGGTGGGCGAGTGGGCTAATTTGAGTCCGGCAGAGACATTGGAGAAAATTATTGCTTGGATTGCGCCCTGTCCACCGTTTAATGCCAGTGGTTTACCTGCGATCGCACTTCCCACGGGTTTTGACAACTCCACCGGCTTACCCATTGGGGTTCAATTAGTCGGACGCCCCGCCGCTGAAGCGACACTCATTTCCCTAGCCGCCCAGATAGAAGCTGCCCAGCCTTGGATTGGGCATCGTCCGGGTTTATTCAGCGCTGAGTAA
- the ilvC gene encoding ketol-acid reductoisomerase — protein sequence MARMYYDADANLDLLADKTVAIIGYGSQGHAHALNLKDSGINVIVGLYPGSKSVAKAEEAGLKVHSVSDAAKAADLIMILLPDEVQRTVYTNEIAPNLTEGKVLAFAHGFNIHFGQVVPPANVDVVMVAPKGPGHLVRRTYEQGEGVPCLFAVYQDATGQARDRAMAYAKGIGGTRAGILETSFREETETDLFGEQAVLCGGLSALIKAGFETLVAAGYQPELAYFECLHEVKLIVDLVVEGGLAKMRDSISNTAEYGDYTRGPRIVNEQTKAEMRKILSEIQSGQFAREFVLENQSGKPGFTSMRRQEAEHPIEEVGKDLRAMFSWLKKV from the coding sequence ATGGCCCGGATGTACTACGACGCTGATGCCAACTTAGACCTACTCGCCGATAAAACAGTCGCGATCATCGGTTATGGTTCTCAAGGTCACGCTCACGCCCTCAATCTTAAAGATAGTGGCATAAATGTAATTGTCGGGCTGTATCCGGGTAGTAAATCTGTCGCGAAAGCTGAAGAAGCTGGGTTGAAAGTTCACTCAGTTTCTGATGCTGCAAAAGCCGCTGACCTGATTATGATTTTGCTGCCTGATGAAGTACAAAGAACCGTTTACACGAACGAAATTGCACCCAATTTAACCGAAGGAAAAGTCCTTGCGTTTGCTCACGGCTTTAACATTCACTTTGGTCAAGTTGTTCCCCCAGCCAATGTGGATGTGGTCATGGTTGCGCCAAAAGGGCCAGGGCATTTAGTCCGGCGCACCTATGAGCAGGGAGAAGGCGTTCCTTGTTTGTTTGCCGTGTATCAAGATGCCACGGGTCAAGCCCGCGATCGCGCAATGGCCTACGCTAAAGGGATTGGTGGTACCCGTGCTGGTATCTTAGAAACCAGCTTCCGTGAAGAAACCGAAACCGATTTATTCGGAGAGCAAGCCGTCTTGTGTGGCGGTTTAAGTGCCTTAATTAAAGCCGGGTTTGAAACCTTAGTCGCCGCCGGATATCAGCCAGAGTTAGCGTATTTTGAATGCCTACATGAAGTCAAGCTAATTGTTGACTTGGTTGTCGAAGGTGGACTGGCAAAAATGCGGGATAGCATCTCCAATACCGCTGAGTATGGGGATTATACTCGTGGCCCTCGGATTGTGAACGAACAAACCAAGGCTGAGATGCGTAAAATCCTCAGCGAGATTCAATCGGGTCAATTTGCCCGTGAATTTGTGTTAGAAAATCAATCCGGTAAACCTGGATTTACTTCCATGCGGCGTCAAGAAGCTGAACATCCCATTGAGGAAGTGGGTAAAGATTTACGCGCTATGTTTAGCTGGTTGAAGAAAGTCTAG
- a CDS encoding carboxypeptidase-like regulatory domain-containing protein → MLDVRHLTTGVLVLTTLGITATSTNALLPTHLPLISSRCLAQSLQTQDSQAANSVKQQFRQDAAQLALAGNSPSPSRKLSVSGIEGRSTSSRLPGIIQRNPDGSEPKVQPVISGMPIPITVLNQAGRKVADIQPNKEGYFRLTLKPGTYRLVPKFQDSNYLVLGSRDKLKTIKVTQGKFTTINLTYTELIP, encoded by the coding sequence ATGCTAGATGTTCGCCACTTGACAACTGGTGTCCTGGTACTAACCACCTTAGGGATAACCGCGACTTCAACCAACGCCCTCTTGCCAACTCACTTACCACTCATATCGAGTCGCTGCCTTGCTCAGTCCCTACAGACACAGGATTCCCAAGCCGCCAACTCAGTTAAACAGCAATTTCGGCAAGATGCAGCGCAACTGGCTTTAGCAGGCAATTCGCCATCTCCATCCCGTAAGTTATCAGTGAGTGGGATTGAGGGACGCTCAACCAGCAGTAGATTGCCTGGAATTATACAGCGTAACCCCGATGGGAGTGAACCAAAGGTTCAACCTGTCATCTCTGGGATGCCTATCCCAATCACCGTTCTGAATCAGGCAGGGCGCAAAGTCGCTGACATTCAACCCAATAAAGAAGGATACTTCCGCCTTACTCTCAAGCCAGGAACGTACAGACTTGTTCCTAAATTCCAGGACTCTAATTACCTAGTGTTGGGTAGTAGGGATAAACTCAAGACCATTAAAGTAACTCAAGGGAAGTTTACCACCATCAACCTCACCTATACCGAACTGATTCCGTAA
- the treZ gene encoding malto-oligosyltrehalose trehalohydrolase — MKIGSNYLGNGRCEFTVWAPSHDEVAVQIVSPENRLIPLQKDEQGYFKALAEGIEPGTLYFYKIAGDDRPDPASHYQPKDVHGPSEVVDHSQMNWTDADWSGIPLEEMIIYELHVGTFTPEGTFESMIPRLRELREFGVNAIEIMPVAQFPGDRNWGYDGAYTYAVQNSYGGPEGLKKLVDAAHREGLSVILDVVYNHFGPEGAYYSLYGPYFTEMYKTPWGMAMNFDDKYSDGVRNYFIENALYWFQNYHFDALRLDAVHAIYDLGAKHILQEMADKVEALSQSGGRKLYLIAESDLNDVRVIREKQLGGHGMDAQWSDDFHHVLHVLLTGEKRGYYQDFGSVEQLAKAYKDSFVYDWKYAPHRGRYHGSDASDRPGHQFVICTQNHDQVGNRMLGERLTHLVSFEALKLAAGALLLSPYIPMLFMGEEYGEDSPFLYFVSHTDQDLVEAVRQGRKREFADFHAEGEFIDPFSMDAFQQSTLKWDKRQEGKHKALLELYQHLIQLRRTLPALKQLDKQNLEASAVEEDKLLFLRRGSSGDQIFCIMNFNDKEVTCQTSPGGIWRKILDSSDEKWMGSGSTVPEKLIREQEVKIPPQSFVVYELETLAQ; from the coding sequence GTGAAAATAGGCTCTAATTATTTGGGTAATGGTCGTTGTGAGTTTACAGTTTGGGCACCTTCCCATGATGAGGTGGCTGTGCAAATTGTGTCTCCTGAAAACCGCCTCATCCCGCTGCAAAAGGATGAACAGGGATACTTCAAAGCACTAGCTGAAGGCATTGAGCCAGGAACCCTTTATTTTTACAAAATAGCAGGGGATGATAGACCCGATCCTGCGTCTCATTATCAACCCAAGGATGTACATGGGCCTTCTGAGGTGGTCGATCATAGCCAGATGAATTGGACTGACGCTGATTGGTCTGGGATTCCCTTAGAGGAAATGATTATCTATGAATTGCACGTCGGCACATTCACCCCAGAAGGGACGTTTGAATCGATGATTCCCCGATTAAGGGAATTGCGCGAGTTTGGAGTTAATGCGATCGAAATTATGCCAGTTGCTCAATTTCCGGGCGATCGCAACTGGGGTTACGATGGGGCTTATACCTACGCCGTACAGAATTCTTATGGTGGCCCTGAAGGCTTGAAAAAACTCGTGGATGCCGCTCACCGTGAGGGACTATCTGTCATTCTCGATGTCGTTTACAACCACTTTGGCCCCGAAGGAGCCTATTACAGTCTATATGGCCCTTACTTTACAGAGATGTACAAAACGCCTTGGGGCATGGCGATGAATTTTGATGATAAGTACAGCGACGGGGTGCGTAATTACTTTATTGAAAATGCCCTGTATTGGTTCCAAAACTATCACTTTGATGCTCTGCGATTAGATGCCGTCCATGCTATTTATGATTTGGGGGCGAAACACATCTTACAAGAAATGGCAGACAAGGTTGAAGCTCTTTCCCAATCTGGAGGCAGAAAACTTTATTTAATTGCTGAAAGCGATTTAAATGATGTTCGCGTCATTCGCGAGAAACAGTTGGGTGGACATGGTATGGATGCCCAATGGAGTGACGATTTCCATCACGTTCTTCATGTATTACTCACAGGAGAAAAGAGGGGATATTACCAAGATTTTGGCAGCGTTGAACAGCTAGCTAAAGCTTATAAAGATAGCTTTGTTTACGACTGGAAATACGCTCCTCATCGTGGAAGATATCACGGCAGTGATGCGAGCGATCGCCCCGGTCATCAATTCGTCATTTGCACCCAAAATCATGACCAAGTTGGTAATCGTATGCTAGGTGAACGCTTAACTCATCTAGTATCGTTTGAAGCGTTAAAACTGGCGGCGGGTGCCCTACTGCTTTCTCCCTACATCCCCATGCTATTTATGGGTGAAGAGTATGGGGAAGATTCGCCTTTCCTCTACTTTGTGAGTCATACCGATCAGGATTTAGTTGAGGCAGTCAGACAGGGCAGGAAAAGAGAGTTTGCCGACTTCCATGCAGAAGGAGAATTCATCGATCCTTTCAGCATGGATGCTTTCCAGCAATCTACTCTGAAATGGGATAAACGGCAAGAAGGCAAACACAAAGCGCTGTTAGAACTTTATCAGCATTTAATTCAGTTACGCCGCACCTTGCCTGCCCTCAAGCAACTCGATAAGCAAAATTTAGAAGCCTCTGCGGTTGAAGAAGATAAGCTCCTGTTTCTCCGGCGTGGAAGCAGTGGCGACCAAATCTTCTGCATCATGAACTTCAATGACAAAGAGGTCACTTGTCAAACGTCTCCCGGTGGAATCTGGAGAAAAATTCTGGATTCGTCTGATGAGAAGTGGATGGGTTCAGGCTCTACTGTGCCGGAAAAACTAATTCGAGAGCAGGAAGTAAAAATTCCTCCCCAAAGTTTTGTCGTCTACGAGCTAGAAACATTAGCACAATGA
- the treZ gene encoding malto-oligosyltrehalose trehalohydrolase, whose product MKIGANYLGDGRCEFTVWAPAHEEVAVQIVSPAQRLLPMQKDEWGYFKVLAEDMEPGTLYFYKLSGEVDRPDPASNSQPKDVHGPSEVVAHTQINWTDADWSGVPLEEMIIYELHVGTFTPEGTFEAIIPRLRELHEFGVNAIELMPIGQFPGNRNWGYDGVFPFAPQHSYGGSEGLKKLVDAAHKQGIAIILDVIYNHFGPEGNYFSDYAPYLTNHYQTAWGNAINFDGEYSYGVRNYFIENALYWFENFHIDALRLDASDHLYDIGVKHFLQELAENVDALSKTLGRKLYLTAENDLSDIKIIRPIELGGYGIDAQWNDAFHHSLHTLLTDEESGYYEDYGTCEQMAKAFKQGFVYSGQYSPFRKKFHGSDSSAIPGHQFVVFTQNHDQIGNRALGERLTHLVSFEALKLAAGVLLLAPNIPLIFMGEEYAEDAPFLYFVSHTDPELVEVVREGRKKDFAAFHIEGEFIDPFSSDTFQKCQLNWEKRQEGKHKALLELYQHLIQLRRTLPALKQLDKQNLEASAVEEHKLLFLRRGSSGDQIFCIMNFNKKEVTCQPSSGGIWRKILDSTDDKWMGSGSTLPEKLIREEKVTIAPQSFVLYELETLAE is encoded by the coding sequence ATGAAAATCGGCGCTAATTATCTTGGTGACGGTCGTTGTGAATTTACGGTTTGGGCACCCGCTCACGAAGAAGTAGCTGTACAAATAGTATCCCCTGCTCAGCGTTTGCTTCCCATGCAAAAAGATGAATGGGGGTACTTTAAAGTACTAGCTGAAGATATGGAGCCAGGAACACTTTACTTCTACAAACTCTCAGGAGAGGTAGATAGACCCGATCCCGCTTCCAACTCTCAACCCAAGGACGTACATGGGCCTTCTGAAGTGGTCGCTCACACTCAGATAAACTGGACTGATGCCGATTGGTCGGGCGTTCCCTTAGAGGAAATGATTATCTATGAATTGCACGTTGGCACGTTTACCCCGGAAGGTACTTTTGAAGCGATTATTCCCCGGTTAAGAGAGTTGCACGAGTTTGGGGTGAATGCGATCGAACTAATGCCAATCGGACAATTTCCAGGCAATCGCAACTGGGGCTATGATGGCGTTTTTCCCTTCGCACCGCAGCATTCCTATGGCGGTTCTGAAGGATTAAAAAAACTGGTCGATGCGGCTCACAAACAAGGGATAGCAATTATTCTAGACGTAATTTACAATCACTTTGGTCCAGAAGGAAACTACTTCAGTGATTATGCACCGTACCTCACAAACCACTACCAAACAGCTTGGGGGAATGCCATTAACTTTGATGGTGAATATAGTTACGGCGTGCGTAACTACTTTATTGAAAACGCCCTGTATTGGTTTGAGAATTTTCACATTGACGCTCTACGCTTAGATGCTAGCGACCACCTATACGATATCGGTGTCAAACACTTCTTACAAGAACTAGCAGAAAACGTTGATGCCCTTTCCAAAACACTAGGTCGTAAACTTTATCTAACTGCCGAAAACGATTTAAGCGATATTAAAATAATTCGCCCCATTGAGTTAGGTGGCTATGGTATAGATGCTCAGTGGAACGATGCTTTCCACCATTCTCTGCATACCCTGCTAACCGATGAAGAGTCTGGGTATTACGAAGATTACGGCACCTGTGAACAGATGGCAAAGGCTTTTAAACAAGGGTTTGTCTACTCTGGGCAATACTCGCCGTTTCGCAAAAAATTTCATGGCAGTGATTCAAGCGCTATCCCCGGTCATCAATTTGTCGTTTTTACCCAAAATCACGACCAAATTGGCAATCGAGCGTTAGGTGAACGCTTAACTCATCTAGTATCATTTGAAGCGCTTAAGCTGGCAGCTGGCGTACTCCTACTTGCTCCCAATATTCCTTTAATATTTATGGGAGAAGAGTATGCAGAAGATGCACCGTTTCTCTACTTTGTGAGTCATACAGACCCGGAATTAGTTGAGGTAGTGAGAGAGGGGAGAAAGAAAGACTTTGCCGCTTTTCATATAGAAGGAGAGTTTATCGACCCCTTCAGTTCTGATACGTTCCAAAAATGTCAGTTGAACTGGGAGAAACGACAAGAAGGTAAACACAAGGCGCTGTTAGAACTTTATCAGCATTTAATTCAACTACGTCGCACCTTGCCTGCGCTGAAACAACTCGATAAGCAAAATCTAGAAGCCTCTGCCGTTGAAGAACATAAGCTCCTGTTCCTCCGGCGTGGAAGTAGTGGCGACCAAATCTTCTGCATTATGAATTTCAATAAAAAAGAAGTCACTTGTCAACCGTCTTCCGGTGGAATCTGGCGAAAAATTCTGGATTCAACCGATGATAAATGGATGGGTTCAGGCTCTACCTTGCCAGAAAAACTAATTCGAGAGGAGAAAGTGACAATCGCTCCCCAAAGTTTTGTCCTCTATGAGCTGGAAACTCTAGCAGAATGA
- a CDS encoding glycosyltransferase — MLTKPREYELARNGQSVQQKGMLLVLPVPLRVKGNQLLFDSQACNGLEQWADNFESVIVAAPLLPEALATHEKTITWQDTATLAKPHRFEFVPLPWAYSPLKFFFCYRSVRASLGELISRCRYLQFAIGGLFGDWAAVAALEAHKQGRPYSIHTDRVEHEVMLRSSQGAKLKTRLKSRIMAPLMAIYHKQIIKNCSLGLWHGQDCYSAYSPFCKNSHLIHDIHTKPSDCISDFDLFQKVRRAKRDETIRICYAGRMDSMKAPLDWVKAVGRARDLGVKLHATWMGDGPLMQEMKAMIAEMDLSSFIELTGFESDRKKLFKKIGESHIMLFTHVTPESPRCLIESLVRGTPIIGYQSEYADDLVNDLGGGLFVPLEDWEQLGNLIAKLSNDRKRLSKLIQQAGNNGARFNDQAVFHERSELIKKHLPRDREELMKYELLNYPTPLG; from the coding sequence ATGTTGACTAAGCCCAGAGAATATGAGCTTGCCAGGAATGGCCAATCTGTACAACAAAAAGGAATGCTGCTCGTTCTGCCCGTTCCCCTTCGAGTTAAAGGAAACCAACTATTGTTTGACTCCCAGGCTTGCAACGGCTTAGAGCAGTGGGCTGATAACTTTGAGTCAGTGATCGTCGCCGCACCTCTATTGCCCGAAGCCCTAGCCACCCACGAAAAAACCATAACTTGGCAGGACACAGCCACCTTAGCCAAACCCCATCGCTTTGAATTTGTGCCACTCCCTTGGGCTTATTCCCCCCTCAAGTTCTTTTTTTGCTATCGTTCGGTACGAGCCTCTCTGGGCGAATTAATCTCACGCTGCCGTTATCTTCAATTTGCGATTGGCGGCTTGTTTGGCGACTGGGCGGCGGTTGCCGCCTTGGAAGCTCACAAACAGGGTAGACCCTATAGCATTCATACGGATCGCGTCGAACATGAGGTCATGCTGCGATCGAGCCAGGGTGCAAAACTCAAAACCCGACTGAAGTCGAGAATCATGGCACCGCTGATGGCGATCTACCACAAACAAATTATCAAGAATTGCTCCCTAGGTCTGTGGCATGGTCAAGATTGCTATTCAGCTTATAGCCCCTTTTGCAAGAACAGCCATCTGATTCACGACATCCACACAAAACCTTCAGATTGCATCAGCGATTTTGATCTGTTTCAAAAAGTGCGGCGTGCGAAGAGGGATGAGACAATTCGCATTTGTTATGCCGGACGTATGGATTCGATGAAAGCCCCCTTGGACTGGGTAAAAGCTGTAGGAAGGGCGAGGGATTTGGGTGTGAAACTGCACGCCACTTGGATGGGTGATGGGCCTTTGATGCAGGAAATGAAAGCCATGATTGCAGAGATGGACTTAAGTTCTTTCATCGAACTGACGGGATTTGAGTCAGATCGAAAAAAGTTGTTTAAGAAAATAGGGGAATCTCACATCATGTTGTTTACTCATGTCACCCCAGAATCGCCACGCTGCCTGATTGAGTCCCTAGTTCGCGGCACGCCGATTATTGGCTATCAAAGCGAGTACGCTGATGACCTGGTGAATGACCTCGGTGGAGGTCTGTTCGTGCCCCTAGAAGACTGGGAACAACTCGGCAATCTGATTGCTAAATTGTCGAACGACCGAAAACGTTTGTCAAAACTAATCCAACAGGCTGGCAACAACGGAGCCCGCTTTAATGATCAAGCGGTCTTCCACGAACGTAGTGAGCTGATCAAAAAGCATCTCCCCAGAGATAGAGAAGAACTCATGAAGTATGAACTATTAAATTACCCCACCCCCCTTGGCTAG